The Anabrus simplex isolate iqAnaSimp1 chromosome 1, ASM4041472v1, whole genome shotgun sequence genome window below encodes:
- the LOC136857440 gene encoding tRNA (guanine(37)-N1)-methyltransferase isoform X1, producing the protein MFLPIYRRRTLSLSVRYFLGSNCDAKQVKMIEVDIKKHKNDPFLLLPPARVRGMKVLDKGLFEKNVIVPWVLLDANQVSVAVKFLKKYFLKLINFKPLQPSSIILDGEEILTTSFEESTSQGSRRRAFLSPSLVAEFTDISEQDRLGLNKVNVTESSLRYSKLTLKYNNWKADEILKAILPQDDPLTSYSIIGHITHVNINEHLLPYKSVIGEVLLGKVVGCKTVVNKIDIIDNTYRNFKFELLCGENNFKTQTKENGCLYELDFSSVYWNPRLSTEHERIVQKLKTGDVLYDVFAGIGPFAIPISKKKCHVLANDLNPHSHKWLKQNGKLNKVGEFLKTFNKDGRLFLEEDVKRDMLEKWVQKEFKSKAFHITMNLPALAVTFLSVFNGMFKSEDISKVQNFPFVHVYCFVKGDEPSAGMLATKMVEEHLESELGKHLVEVILVRNVSPKKWMVRVSFKLWKELLLGLPNSFKDKDLVQDNAGCRKMQSDVNLEAEEPEQKRICLKHNECPDGEEQSEQQEQTQ; encoded by the coding sequence ATGTTCCTGCCTATTTACCGCCGGAGGACGTTATCATTAAGTGTCCGATATTTTCTTGGAAGCAACTGCGATGCAAAGCAAGTGAAAATGATAGAAGTAGATATCAAGAAACACAAGAATGACCCTTTTCTCTTACTTCCCCCAGCAAGGGTGAGGGGAATGAAAGTTTTGGACAAGGGTTTATTTGAAAAAAATGTCATTGTACCATGGGTACTGTTAGATGCAAATCAAGTGAGTGTTGCTGTGAAATTCTTAAAGAAGTACTTTTTGAAACTTATCAATTTCAAGCCTCTTCAGCCATCATCTATAATATTAGATGGAGAAGAAATACTTACTACTAGTTTTGAAGAAAGTACTTCTCAAGGGTCTAGAAGAAGAGCTTTCCTTAGTCCTTCTTTGGTTGCAGAGTTTACTGACATATCGGAACAGGACCGACTTGGTCTTAATAAGGTTAATGTTACTGAAAGTTCTCTTCGgtacagtaaattaacattaaaatacaaTAATTGGAAAGCAGATGAAATACTGAAAGCTATTCTTCCGCAAGATGATCCACTCACAAGTTATTCAATTATTGGCCATATTACCCATGTGAATATCAATGAGCATTTACTGCCCTACAAGTCTGTAATTGGGGAAGTTTTACTAGGTAAAGTTGTTGGTTGCAaaactgttgtaaacaagatagATATAATAGACAATACCTACCGCAACTTTAAATTTGAGTTGTTATGTggggaaaataattttaaaactcaaACGAAAGAAAATGGATGTTTGTATGAGCTTGACTTCTCATCAGTGTACTGGAACCCTAGACTTTCAACTGAACATGAACGAATTGTTCAGAAATTGAAGACTGGAGATGTATTATATGATGTATTTGCTGGAATTGGACCATTTGCTATTCCTATTTCAAAGAAAAAATGTCATGTTTTAGCTAATGATTTGAATCCACATTCTCATAAATGGCTTAAACAGAATGGAAAGTTGAATAAAGTGGGTGAATTTCTTAAAACTTTTAACAAGGATGGAAGATTATTTCTGGAGGAGGATGTAAAAAGAGATATGTTAGAAAAATGGGTGCAGAAAGAATTTAAGAGCAAAGCATTCCATATAACAATGAATTTACCAGCTTTGGCCGTCACATTCTTGTCTGTTTTTAATGGCATGTTTAAAAGTGAAGACATATCTAAGGTTCAAAATTTTCCCTTTGTTCATGTGTATTGTTTTGTAAAGGGGGATGAACCTAGTGCTGGAATGTTAGCAACTAAAATGGTAGAGGAGCACTTAGAAAGTGAACTTGGAAAACATTTGGTTGAAGTTATTTTGGTACGAAATGTATCACCAAAAAAATGGATGGTACGTGTGTCGTTCAAACTTTGGAAAGAGTTGCTGCTGGGGTTGCCAAACAGTTTCAAGGATAAGGATCTTGTACAAGATAACGCAGGTTGTAGAAAGATGCAGTCTGACGTCAACCTAGAGGCAGAAGAACCCGAGCAGAAGAGAATATGTTTGAAACATAATG